From Alteromonas australica, one genomic window encodes:
- a CDS encoding methyl-accepting chemotaxis protein, with protein sequence MLNTVNARVLTGYASVLFVTLLAAAVLTLNNREVARHVNMFVSETLPALKHIDNIKANTKSMVLIGYSLYGYTLEASEFDEQFDRIKGSTLAAFYSLGYTDNDDLLQDYEALSFSLNALFETMTADSVNWDVARSDLQRITQLASQFQQGLDEVRVSVAKAANSRTAEIEAQLFSSQIVVYSLIVILSTVVLIAFWLTKRSIAQPIACMADELDELAKTRNLVTVLPAHSTQELNRMTDSLQGLVNVFDAGLKDVREAATGIDNATLVLTQSSSASTTSVANLRLEIDALVVIMDALHEGMSQSLTRSEVAAQVAQQSAGDVRLGRENVQQTATAISDLTADIEQTADILVTLQNEGENVSSVVKTIADIAAQTNLLALNAAIEAARAGESGRGFAVVADEVRTLAARTHQSTLEINDILEKIVTAIQRAGATMSSNQDKAHFSVSLANELVDSLTEGEATISSLVAVSQEAATLASQSQQQVENVKAVVDKFNGLGSDISGNNEQVEKASGTLIQLASNLNILTNKFKLS encoded by the coding sequence ATGCTCAATACCGTCAATGCTCGCGTGCTAACAGGCTATGCGAGTGTGCTTTTTGTCACGCTGCTAGCGGCGGCTGTGCTAACACTCAACAATAGGGAGGTGGCTCGGCACGTTAATATGTTTGTTTCTGAAACACTACCCGCCTTAAAACACATAGATAATATTAAAGCAAACACTAAGTCGATGGTACTAATAGGGTACTCACTATATGGTTACACTTTAGAAGCTAGCGAGTTTGATGAGCAGTTTGATCGTATCAAGGGATCTACGCTAGCGGCCTTTTATTCCCTAGGGTATACAGATAATGATGACTTGCTTCAAGACTATGAGGCACTGTCTTTTTCATTAAATGCGCTGTTTGAAACAATGACCGCAGACAGCGTAAATTGGGATGTGGCCCGCTCCGATTTACAGCGTATTACACAACTGGCTAGCCAATTCCAACAAGGGCTTGATGAAGTCCGGGTATCAGTGGCAAAGGCGGCAAATAGCCGCACTGCAGAAATAGAAGCGCAGTTATTTTCCAGTCAAATTGTGGTTTATTCACTCATTGTTATTTTGAGTACAGTTGTGCTTATTGCGTTTTGGTTAACGAAAAGAAGTATCGCTCAACCCATCGCTTGCATGGCCGACGAACTCGACGAGCTAGCAAAGACTCGAAACTTAGTGACAGTTTTACCTGCCCATTCAACGCAAGAACTCAATAGAATGACAGACAGTCTTCAAGGGCTTGTTAACGTCTTTGACGCGGGGCTGAAAGATGTGAGGGAAGCTGCTACCGGTATAGATAATGCAACGCTAGTGCTGACGCAATCTAGTTCGGCATCGACCACTTCGGTAGCAAATCTGCGTCTAGAAATCGATGCTCTTGTCGTCATTATGGATGCGTTACACGAAGGTATGTCGCAAAGTTTGACGCGCTCGGAGGTCGCAGCTCAAGTAGCGCAGCAGAGTGCTGGCGATGTGCGCTTAGGGCGCGAAAATGTCCAGCAAACAGCCACTGCCATTTCTGATTTAACGGCCGATATCGAACAAACTGCCGATATTTTAGTGACGTTGCAAAACGAAGGTGAGAACGTATCTAGCGTGGTGAAAACCATTGCTGACATTGCTGCTCAAACGAACTTGTTGGCGCTAAATGCAGCTATTGAAGCGGCGAGGGCAGGAGAGTCTGGACGGGGGTTTGCAGTGGTTGCCGATGAAGTTAGAACTTTAGCTGCGCGTACACATCAGTCCACGTTAGAAATTAACGACATCCTGGAAAAAATTGTCACCGCTATCCAGCGCGCAGGGGCTACCATGAGTTCGAATCAAGATAAGGCGCACTTTTCTGTTTCGTTGGCTAACGAGTTGGTGGATAGCCTGACCGAAGGAGAAGCCACTATTTCATCTTTGGTTGCGGTTAGCCAAGAAGCGGCAACTCTGGCATCACAATCTCAGCAGCAAGTTGAAAACGTTAAAGCCGTGGTTGATAAATTCAACGGGTTAGGGAGCGATATTTCCGGTAATAACGAACAAGTAGAAAAGGCATCTGGTACCTTGATTCAATTAGCCAGCAACCTCAATATACTCACTAACAAGTTTAAGCTTAGCTAA
- the cspE gene encoding transcription antiterminator/RNA stability regulator CspE, whose product MSKVTGTVKWFNADKGYGFLTQDNGGKDVFVHFRAIISDGYKTLPEGQRVEFEVEEGQKGLQAANVQAI is encoded by the coding sequence ATGTCTAAAGTTACAGGCACCGTTAAGTGGTTTAACGCTGATAAAGGTTATGGTTTTCTAACTCAAGATAACGGCGGTAAGGACGTATTCGTTCATTTCCGTGCAATTATCTCTGACGGTTACAAGACTCTTCCAGAAGGTCAGCGCGTAGAATTTGAAGTTGAAGAAGGTCAAAAAGGTCTTCAAGCTGCTAACGTGCAAGCCATCTAA
- the ubiB gene encoding ubiquinone biosynthesis regulatory protein kinase UbiB has protein sequence MRILRLYRINKVLLEHGLDELIPAKWLPWYARFLRHCIFWIRNQHKHTSPGERITLALQNLGPVFIKFGQMLSTRRDLLPPAIANELARLQNKVPPFSSEAAQEIIKASLGLSHLSELFSEFQETPLASASIAQVHAAKLNTNNEDVVVKVLRPDIRETIVADMELLFSLAGVLQRWLPDGKRLRPVEVVIEYRKTIVDELDLLRESANGIQLGRNFEGSDSLYVPKIYSDYCRHNVLVMERIYGLPISNIDALLAQNTNMKKLAERGVEVFFTQVFRDSFFHADMHPGNIFVSTEHPEDPKYIAIDFGIVGTLNREDKRYLAENFIAFFNRDYRKVAQLHADSGWVPGDTNIDEFEMAIRTVCEPIFQKPLAEISFGNVLLQLFNTARRFNMVVQPQLVLLQKTLLYIEGLGRQLYPQLDLWKTAKPFLENWMREQVGFSAMLSKVKANLPFWSEKLPEMPDLLYDSLQQVKRMPLQQQRSHLALMVEQKKSRRAMHFGIVGATFVLLAALLPLYGLSWYAPCASALTGLTCWCVAWRYTH, from the coding sequence ATGCGTATTTTAAGGCTGTATCGAATAAATAAAGTATTACTTGAGCATGGGCTTGATGAGCTTATTCCCGCCAAGTGGCTGCCGTGGTATGCGCGCTTTTTACGCCATTGTATTTTTTGGATACGCAACCAACATAAACATACCTCTCCTGGAGAGCGCATTACGTTAGCACTACAAAACTTAGGCCCTGTCTTTATTAAGTTTGGGCAAATGCTTTCTACTCGCCGGGATCTGCTTCCTCCAGCCATCGCTAATGAATTAGCTCGCCTCCAAAATAAAGTACCACCGTTTTCTTCAGAAGCGGCGCAAGAGATTATAAAAGCTTCATTAGGGCTGTCCCATTTATCAGAGCTATTTAGTGAGTTTCAAGAGACGCCCTTGGCGTCAGCATCCATAGCCCAAGTGCACGCGGCCAAACTTAATACAAACAATGAAGATGTTGTGGTTAAGGTGTTGCGCCCCGATATTCGTGAAACGATAGTGGCCGATATGGAGTTGCTATTCAGTTTAGCGGGTGTGCTTCAACGATGGTTGCCTGACGGCAAGCGCTTGCGCCCCGTAGAAGTTGTTATAGAGTATAGAAAGACCATTGTCGATGAACTGGATTTGTTACGTGAGTCGGCCAACGGTATTCAACTAGGCCGAAATTTTGAGGGTTCCGACTCCCTCTATGTCCCCAAAATCTATAGCGACTATTGCCGCCATAATGTATTGGTTATGGAGCGTATTTATGGCTTACCTATTTCCAATATTGACGCACTGCTTGCGCAAAACACCAATATGAAAAAACTGGCTGAACGTGGTGTGGAAGTGTTTTTTACCCAAGTATTCCGCGACAGCTTTTTCCACGCAGATATGCACCCGGGCAACATATTTGTCAGTACCGAACACCCGGAAGACCCTAAGTATATTGCCATTGATTTTGGCATTGTGGGAACATTAAATCGTGAAGATAAACGTTATTTAGCCGAAAATTTTATTGCGTTTTTTAATCGGGATTACCGAAAGGTTGCGCAATTGCACGCCGATTCGGGCTGGGTACCTGGCGATACCAATATTGATGAATTTGAAATGGCCATTCGTACCGTATGCGAGCCAATATTTCAAAAGCCCTTGGCAGAAATTTCTTTTGGTAATGTATTATTGCAACTATTCAATACAGCACGCCGTTTTAATATGGTGGTGCAACCACAATTGGTACTGTTGCAAAAAACCTTACTCTATATAGAAGGGCTTGGAAGGCAACTGTATCCTCAGCTAGATTTATGGAAAACCGCCAAACCCTTTTTAGAAAACTGGATGCGTGAACAAGTCGGCTTTTCGGCGATGTTAAGTAAGGTTAAGGCAAACTTACCTTTCTGGTCTGAGAAACTGCCGGAAATGCCTGATTTACTCTACGACAGCTTGCAACAAGTGAAACGTATGCCATTGCAGCAGCAAAGATCGCACTTAGCGCTTATGGTAGAGCAGAAGAAATCTAGGCGCGCTATGCACTTCGGTATTGTAGGCGCTACCTTTGTTTTACTGGCGGCACTTCTGCCACTTTATGGCCTGTCTTGGTACGCACCTTGCGCAAGTGCTCTTACTGGTCTGACTTGTTGGTGCGTTGCTTGGCGCTATACCCACTAA
- a CDS encoding ubiquinone biosynthesis accessory factor UbiJ: MPTSALISATIETAINAVLKLDPDSQGRLAPLHGARLIAYIDPLPHAIMLAFSQQVDVLTVSLPFEEMVGQLNSKDCCIKTSLQTLPELKNTNMLTRLIQQNKLQVEGELAVAQQASALFQQLDIDAEEIVAGKTNDVLAHQSFRILGRVKAQLQKALAGTSSIAANAIVEEKKLAAHKLAVMHFSDEVNSVRDAAAKLDARLTVLEQQKK; this comes from the coding sequence ATGCCCACCTCAGCATTAATTAGCGCCACCATTGAAACAGCAATCAACGCGGTGTTGAAACTCGACCCCGATAGCCAAGGGCGTCTTGCGCCCCTGCATGGAGCAAGGCTCATTGCTTATATTGACCCGCTACCCCATGCCATTATGCTGGCGTTTTCCCAGCAAGTGGATGTGCTTACGGTGTCACTGCCGTTTGAAGAAATGGTCGGGCAATTAAACTCCAAAGATTGCTGTATTAAAACCTCGTTGCAAACGCTGCCTGAGCTTAAAAACACCAATATGCTGACCCGCCTTATTCAACAAAATAAGTTGCAGGTGGAAGGGGAATTAGCCGTGGCACAGCAGGCGAGTGCGCTTTTCCAGCAGTTAGATATAGACGCTGAAGAGATTGTCGCGGGTAAAACCAATGATGTATTAGCTCATCAGAGTTTTCGTATTCTAGGCAGGGTTAAGGCCCAATTGCAAAAGGCACTGGCAGGTACAAGTAGCATTGCGGCAAACGCAATTGTGGAAGAAAAAAAGCTGGCAGCGCATAAGTTGGCGGTTATGCATTTTAGTGATGAAGTCAACAGTGTGAGAGATGCAGCGGCTAAATTAGACGCGCGACTAACTGTATTAGAACAACAGAAAAAATAA
- the ubiE gene encoding bifunctional demethylmenaquinone methyltransferase/2-methoxy-6-polyprenyl-1,4-benzoquinol methylase UbiE yields MSDNDTNTTSAQTPTTHFGFKQVEKNQKASMVANVFDSVAAKYDVMNDLMSMGVHRLWKRYTIDCSGVRSGQKVLDIAGGTGDLTAKFSRLVGPTGRVTLADINLSMLKVGRDKLRDRGLVSNIDYVQADAEALPFPDNHFDVVTMAFGLRNVTEKQNALNSIYRVLKPGGRLLVLEFSKPTSEQLSKIYDMYSFHILPKMGQLVANDAESYQYLAESIRMHPDQETLKGMFETAGFEHCDYQNLTGGIVALHRGYKF; encoded by the coding sequence ATGAGCGATAATGATACCAATACCACCTCGGCGCAAACGCCAACCACGCACTTCGGTTTTAAGCAGGTAGAAAAAAACCAAAAAGCCTCTATGGTTGCTAATGTGTTCGACTCGGTAGCGGCTAAGTACGATGTTATGAACGATTTAATGTCCATGGGCGTTCACCGCTTGTGGAAACGCTACACCATAGATTGTTCTGGCGTACGTAGTGGGCAAAAGGTACTCGATATTGCCGGTGGCACAGGCGACTTAACAGCCAAATTCTCGCGTCTTGTAGGCCCTACGGGGCGTGTTACGTTGGCTGATATTAATTTGTCTATGTTAAAAGTAGGGCGCGATAAGCTTCGTGACCGCGGGTTAGTGAGTAATATAGATTACGTACAAGCAGATGCAGAAGCATTACCCTTCCCTGATAACCACTTCGATGTGGTAACCATGGCGTTTGGTTTACGCAACGTCACTGAAAAACAAAATGCGCTTAATTCGATTTACCGTGTACTTAAGCCGGGTGGTCGACTGTTGGTGTTGGAATTTTCTAAACCCACCTCCGAACAATTAAGCAAAATTTACGATATGTACTCGTTTCATATTTTGCCTAAAATGGGGCAGCTTGTGGCCAACGATGCAGAAAGTTATCAGTATCTCGCGGAAAGTATCCGAATGCACCCAGATCAAGAAACCCTCAAAGGTATGTTTGAAACCGCGGGCTTTGAACACTGCGACTATCAAAATCTTACTGGCGGCATCGTGGCTCTACACCGTGGGTATAAATTTTAA
- a CDS encoding DNA-3-methyladenine glycosylase I, with translation MAEKFAQIYTRACERKGGEAAVEALLSTPLSRADVAKLSDHRFLSAMTKKVFQSGFVWRVIEQKWPNFEAAFFDFNIDKVLLMPDEMLEQKASDPSIVRNYKKVMTVRENALMIKDVAREHGSFGQFVSSFSAENITDLWLFLKQRGARLGGNTGPYMLRAMGVDTFLFSSDVEDYLRKQDIIDGGLTSKKTLTAANAAFAQWQQESGRSLQELSLLVAFSWGSNQRRV, from the coding sequence ATGGCGGAAAAGTTCGCGCAAATTTACACGCGCGCTTGTGAACGAAAAGGTGGCGAGGCGGCGGTGGAAGCATTGCTTAGTACGCCCCTTTCCCGTGCCGACGTGGCCAAATTGAGTGATCATCGATTTCTCTCTGCCATGACAAAAAAGGTTTTTCAATCCGGATTTGTATGGCGTGTTATAGAGCAAAAATGGCCCAACTTCGAAGCGGCATTTTTTGACTTTAACATAGACAAAGTCTTGTTGATGCCAGATGAAATGCTCGAACAAAAAGCGTCTGACCCCAGTATTGTTCGTAACTACAAAAAAGTGATGACGGTTCGCGAAAATGCCCTAATGATTAAGGATGTGGCGCGAGAACACGGAAGCTTTGGACAGTTTGTTTCGTCATTTTCTGCTGAAAACATCACAGATTTGTGGCTGTTCCTAAAGCAGCGCGGGGCGCGGCTAGGAGGCAATACAGGCCCGTATATGCTGCGAGCAATGGGGGTCGACACCTTTTTATTTTCCAGCGATGTTGAAGATTATTTACGTAAACAAGACATCATTGATGGTGGGCTAACTAGTAAGAAAACCCTGACGGCTGCCAATGCTGCCTTTGCTCAGTGGCAACAAGAAAGTGGTCGGTCGCTACAAGAGCTGAGCCTACTGGTGGCTTTCAGTTGGGGATCAAACCAGCGCAGGGTTTAA
- the prlC gene encoding oligopeptidase A, which yields MTTPAIEKVDGLPLFSAIEPKDIKPAIEKAIATCKQEIDEVVASKDYSYANLVLRLEEVDDKLSKMWSPVSHMNSVVSSDELREAHDACLPLLSEYGTWVGQHHGLYQAYEALKASEEYATLDAQRKKVIDNAIRDFTLSGVALPEDKKQRFAQIQAKLSELSSTFSNNVMDATMGWTKHITDEDELAGMPESAKEAAAQAAHQKDLQGWLFTLDIPSYLPVMLYADNRSLREEMYRAYATKASDQGPNAGKWDNTAIIKEILALRTELAQLLGFDSYAERSLATKMAESTEQVETFLRDLAAKSKPQAEHELQEVRAYAEQTHQVTDLQAWDLPYYSEKLKQEKYTISDEMLRPYFPEDKVLSGLFEVVHRLYGLKIIEQPGIDTWHDDVRYFTITDSADALRGSFYLDLYARAKKRGGAWMDECRVRRETASGEIQLPVAYLTCNFNAPIGDKPALFTHDEVVTLFHEFGHGIHHMLTKMSVAGVSGINGVPWDAVELPSQFLENWCWEEDALNFISGHYETGDPLPTDLLDRMLAARDYQSAMQMVRQLEFSLFDFLLHSQDGASVDVQQVLNAVRDEVAVVVPPSFNRFQHSFGHIFAGGYAAGYYSYKWAEVLSADAYSKFEEDGIFNRETGKSFLENILEMGGSKAPMDLFVAFRGREPQVDALLRHSGIKG from the coding sequence ATGACAACACCCGCGATTGAAAAGGTAGACGGCCTTCCATTGTTTTCTGCAATTGAGCCGAAAGACATAAAGCCTGCGATTGAAAAGGCAATTGCCACCTGTAAGCAGGAAATAGACGAGGTGGTGGCATCAAAAGACTATAGCTACGCAAATTTGGTGTTGCGCTTAGAGGAAGTCGACGACAAACTCAGTAAAATGTGGTCGCCGGTTTCCCATATGAATTCGGTGGTCAGCAGCGACGAATTGCGCGAAGCCCATGATGCGTGCCTACCGTTATTGTCAGAATACGGTACTTGGGTAGGGCAGCATCACGGTTTGTATCAGGCATATGAAGCACTTAAAGCCTCTGAAGAATACGCAACGTTAGATGCGCAACGTAAAAAAGTTATCGATAACGCTATTCGAGATTTCACCCTTTCTGGCGTGGCATTACCCGAAGACAAAAAGCAGCGGTTTGCGCAAATACAAGCCAAGCTAAGTGAGCTGTCGTCAACCTTCTCCAATAATGTGATGGACGCGACCATGGGGTGGACAAAGCACATTACCGATGAAGATGAGCTAGCCGGTATGCCTGAATCAGCAAAAGAAGCCGCCGCTCAAGCTGCCCACCAAAAAGATCTACAAGGTTGGTTGTTTACCTTAGATATTCCCTCTTATTTACCTGTGATGCTATACGCAGACAACCGTTCGTTACGTGAAGAAATGTACCGCGCGTATGCCACCAAAGCCTCAGATCAAGGGCCAAATGCGGGTAAGTGGGACAACACGGCTATTATTAAAGAAATTTTGGCGCTGCGTACCGAGCTTGCCCAATTACTCGGGTTTGACAGCTATGCCGAGCGTTCTTTGGCCACCAAGATGGCAGAATCTACCGAGCAAGTTGAAACTTTCTTGCGTGACCTTGCGGCTAAATCTAAACCGCAAGCTGAGCATGAATTGCAAGAAGTGCGGGCATACGCAGAACAAACCCACCAAGTCACCGATTTGCAGGCATGGGATCTACCTTACTACAGCGAAAAGCTTAAACAGGAAAAGTACACCATTTCTGATGAAATGCTGCGTCCTTACTTCCCTGAAGACAAAGTGTTGTCGGGGCTATTTGAAGTGGTACACCGTCTTTATGGCTTAAAGATTATTGAGCAACCTGGTATCGATACTTGGCACGACGATGTGCGTTATTTCACTATTACCGACAGCGCGGATGCGTTGCGCGGAAGCTTTTATCTCGACCTCTACGCGCGTGCTAAAAAACGGGGTGGGGCATGGATGGACGAATGCCGAGTACGCCGTGAAACAGCCAGTGGAGAAATACAGCTTCCCGTGGCTTACCTAACGTGTAATTTCAATGCTCCTATTGGCGACAAACCTGCGTTATTTACCCATGATGAAGTTGTTACGCTGTTCCACGAATTTGGTCATGGTATCCACCACATGCTGACTAAAATGTCGGTGGCGGGGGTTTCTGGAATAAACGGCGTGCCTTGGGACGCCGTCGAACTTCCCAGTCAATTTTTGGAAAACTGGTGTTGGGAAGAGGACGCGTTGAACTTTATTTCTGGTCATTATGAAACGGGTGACCCCCTTCCAACCGACTTGCTAGATAGAATGTTGGCTGCCCGGGATTATCAATCTGCTATGCAAATGGTACGTCAACTTGAGTTCAGTCTCTTTGACTTTCTATTACATAGCCAAGACGGCGCATCGGTTGATGTACAACAAGTACTGAATGCCGTTAGAGATGAAGTCGCTGTGGTAGTGCCGCCTTCATTCAATCGTTTTCAACATAGTTTCGGTCACATATTTGCCGGGGGCTATGCAGCAGGCTATTACAGCTATAAGTGGGCAGAAGTGCTGTCGGCTGATGCTTACAGTAAGTTTGAAGAAGACGGAATTTTTAATCGCGAAACGGGTAAATCCTTCCTTGAAAATATCTTGGAAATGGGGGGAAGCAAAGCACCTATGGATTTATTCGTGGCCTTCAGGGGGCGTGAACCACAAGTGGATGCCCTACTCAGACACAGCGGGATTAAAGGTTAA
- a CDS encoding response regulator yields MKTLSSGEIASYCDVNLRTVIRWIESGKLKGFKLPGRGNNRVLVDDFIEFLNDHGMPIPEALMSDAAPSILIVDDEMPVAKSIQRVARRAGFETQIATGGFQAGVMLSQQNPKMMTLDLSMPGMDGYSVIEFTRQQTKHKHLKILVISALDDASLEKAIELGADATLQKPFSNHDLTQIIEQFMTQ; encoded by the coding sequence ATGAAAACATTATCGTCCGGTGAAATTGCATCCTATTGCGATGTCAATTTACGTACAGTTATACGATGGATTGAAAGCGGCAAGCTCAAGGGCTTTAAACTGCCTGGCAGAGGAAACAACCGTGTTCTCGTAGATGACTTTATTGAGTTTCTCAACGACCACGGCATGCCCATCCCAGAGGCGTTGATGAGCGATGCTGCTCCCTCAATACTGATTGTGGATGATGAAATGCCTGTAGCAAAGTCTATCCAACGGGTGGCGCGTCGTGCGGGCTTTGAAACCCAAATTGCTACAGGCGGTTTTCAAGCTGGCGTTATGCTTAGCCAGCAAAACCCCAAAATGATGACACTAGATTTAAGTATGCCGGGCATGGACGGGTACAGTGTCATTGAATTCACCCGTCAACAGACTAAACACAAACACCTAAAGATTTTGGTTATTTCAGCGCTAGATGACGCAAGCCTTGAAAAAGCCATTGAATTGGGTGCTGACGCCACACTACAGAAACCGTTTTCAAATCATGACCTTACTCAGATTATTGAGCAGTTTATGACGCAATAA
- a CDS encoding phosphate/phosphite/phosphonate ABC transporter substrate-binding protein, with product MVVRHIFRLSICLSLLCVVSVAMCETLTFGIVPQQSAKKLAETWQPLIDCLEESTSLSIEFQTAKDIPTFEARLANGDYDIAYMNPYHYVVFSDSPGYQALVKQKDKKITGIIVVRADSPIQTLDELNGMRLAFPAPAAFAATIIPSAHLRQQNISINPHYVYSHDSVYLNVVREFFPAGGGIMRTLGTIDEATQQNLRVLWKSPGFTPHAIATHPDVSEDVRMALEKAFLALSADESKQALLHKMGFTQFEGAHNSDWDDVRALGITSLARPHL from the coding sequence ATGGTTGTACGACACATATTTAGGTTATCAATTTGCCTGTCACTGCTTTGCGTGGTGAGTGTGGCCATGTGCGAAACCCTAACCTTTGGCATTGTGCCCCAGCAATCAGCTAAAAAATTAGCGGAAACCTGGCAACCCTTGATTGATTGCCTGGAAGAAAGCACCTCCCTCTCTATTGAATTTCAAACGGCAAAAGACATACCCACCTTTGAGGCACGCTTGGCAAATGGTGACTACGACATTGCGTATATGAACCCCTACCACTATGTCGTTTTTAGCGACTCACCAGGATATCAAGCGCTGGTAAAACAGAAAGATAAAAAAATCACCGGCATTATTGTAGTGAGAGCGGATAGCCCTATTCAAACGCTCGATGAGTTAAACGGCATGCGGTTGGCATTTCCAGCACCTGCCGCATTTGCTGCTACAATTATACCTAGCGCACATTTACGCCAGCAAAATATTTCGATAAATCCGCACTACGTGTATTCACACGACTCGGTTTACCTAAACGTAGTGCGAGAGTTTTTTCCTGCGGGCGGAGGAATAATGAGGACGTTAGGCACTATCGATGAAGCCACTCAACAGAATTTACGTGTATTGTGGAAAAGCCCGGGCTTTACCCCCCATGCCATTGCCACACACCCTGATGTTTCCGAGGACGTTCGCATGGCGTTGGAAAAAGCGTTTTTAGCACTATCGGCCGATGAGAGTAAACAAGCGTTACTTCACAAAATGGGATTTACGCAGTTTGAAGGCGCGCACAATAGCGATTGGGATGATGTGAGGGCATTAGGCATCACATCGTTAGCTCGACCGCATTTGTAA
- a CDS encoding sensor histidine kinase: MRLSLRTKTIAGMAIIATILLTFLLATVFSLLNQLVDESVEKSANTTANLFVSTTKNAFLSLDLASLEADTFEVLTNPSIAYVRIKNSAGKVYVEKGDLDALQRPFNADKNVRSAEDGVYEISAPIQVNDTLYGHVELGMNVNEINNAITRVRSWTYALAAFELTLVALFSFFLGSYLMAQLRQLRAGARHLAVAVKDKNYQNITVQVRGKDELSELAEAFNQLVNLLKDEHTQRQQVEDELKNFNSSLEQKVKDRTQLLNQKNLQLENANKDLKDAQVQLLQAEKMASVGQLAAGVAHEINNPIGFVSSNLATLSSYISTYQMIFAQIASVLNQENEEKRKAALEELDKLLAKQDMDFINGDINELMSDSKEGMLRVAEIVKGLKLFSRIDSEEKQLYNINDCVRTTLTMVNNQLKYICTVETHLGNVPMIPLNVGKISQVVTNLLINAGQAIESSDENGTITVTSSVNNNMVELKIEDTGCGIPASHLDKLFNPFFTTKPEGQGTGLGLSISFGIAKEHGGSLDASSVEGKGSCFILRLPIDPENNEEALSNA; this comes from the coding sequence ATGCGCCTGTCTCTTCGAACAAAAACAATTGCTGGCATGGCTATCATCGCCACTATTTTATTGACCTTTCTGTTAGCCACCGTGTTTAGTTTATTGAATCAATTGGTTGACGAAAGCGTAGAGAAATCGGCAAATACAACCGCAAATTTATTTGTCTCCACCACCAAAAATGCGTTTTTAAGCTTGGATTTGGCATCGTTAGAAGCCGATACCTTCGAGGTTCTCACCAACCCTAGCATTGCTTATGTTCGAATAAAAAACAGCGCTGGTAAGGTATACGTTGAAAAAGGCGACCTTGATGCCCTGCAAAGGCCATTTAATGCAGACAAAAACGTACGTTCGGCGGAAGACGGCGTTTACGAAATTTCAGCCCCTATTCAGGTTAACGACACCCTTTATGGCCACGTTGAGTTAGGCATGAATGTTAATGAAATCAATAATGCGATAACACGGGTTCGAAGCTGGACGTATGCCTTGGCCGCCTTCGAACTTACCTTGGTCGCCCTATTTTCGTTCTTTTTAGGTTCGTACCTAATGGCGCAGCTTAGGCAGTTAAGGGCCGGCGCCCGGCATTTAGCCGTTGCAGTAAAAGATAAGAACTATCAAAACATTACCGTGCAGGTAAGAGGCAAAGATGAGCTTAGCGAATTGGCAGAGGCATTTAATCAGCTCGTCAATTTACTGAAAGACGAGCATACCCAACGCCAACAAGTGGAAGATGAGCTTAAAAACTTCAATAGCTCTTTAGAGCAAAAAGTAAAAGACAGAACCCAGTTATTGAATCAAAAAAACCTTCAACTGGAAAACGCGAATAAAGATTTAAAAGACGCACAAGTACAGTTGTTGCAGGCTGAAAAAATGGCGTCGGTGGGTCAACTGGCTGCGGGTGTAGCCCACGAAATTAACAACCCAATAGGCTTTGTTAGCAGTAACTTAGCAACTTTAAGCAGTTATATTTCAACCTATCAAATGATATTTGCGCAGATAGCTTCTGTGCTGAATCAGGAGAATGAGGAAAAACGTAAAGCTGCGCTAGAAGAACTAGACAAATTACTAGCCAAGCAAGACATGGATTTTATTAACGGTGACATAAACGAGCTAATGTCTGACTCGAAAGAAGGCATGTTACGGGTAGCAGAAATTGTGAAAGGATTGAAACTCTTTTCACGTATCGACAGTGAAGAAAAGCAACTCTACAACATAAACGATTGCGTGCGTACTACGTTAACCATGGTAAACAACCAGCTTAAGTACATTTGTACGGTAGAAACGCATTTAGGCAATGTGCCCATGATACCGTTAAATGTCGGGAAGATTTCTCAAGTGGTAACAAACCTCTTAATTAACGCGGGGCAAGCGATAGAAAGCAGCGACGAAAACGGAACCATTACGGTCACCTCCTCGGTGAACAACAATATGGTTGAACTTAAAATAGAAGACACGGGTTGTGGTATTCCAGCGTCGCATTTAGACAAGCTGTTTAACCCCTTTTTCACCACGAAACCCGAAGGCCAAGGTACAGGCTTAGGCCTGTCAATTTCATTTGGTATTGCAAAAGAGCATGGCGGTTCACTTGATGCAAGCAGCGTAGAGGGTAAAGGCAGCTGTTTTATTCTTCGCTTACCTATAGACCCAGAGAATAACGAAGAGGCACTTTCTAATGCGTAA